One Drosophila kikkawai strain 14028-0561.14 chromosome 3L, DkikHiC1v2, whole genome shotgun sequence genomic window carries:
- the BtbVII gene encoding longitudinals lacking protein, isoforms A/B/D/L isoform X1 gives MSVQQFCLRWNNHQPNFISVCSSLLHNGTLVDVTLAAEGRQLQAHKIVLSACSSYFQALFTTNPCQHPIVILKDVQYDDLKTMVDFMYYGEVNVSQEQLPHILKTAEMLKIKGLAEMPTDPANLTKSDSKSSSDGTELVGGAGSGVGAGAGNSAGSLGAVSGSSSVGDSLWSSSEAQQFQQQQQQAQQQHHHHQQQQQQLQQQAQQQAAQQQAQQQAAQQQAAQQQAQAQQHHHHHHHQQQQQQGQTQTGQTHHHQMRRTPSPLSAGTSPATRRKRLRKSSNNGSGERNNTEEQHHNSSLDAGSGTGNAGLSLAQMSQMSFGAGGGLAGHSLHAAKLLKESANADLEQQPQDSDLDDGHGHIHMQIKPEVDIGGVNQTMPLDISGATTPSEHDAPNSQSSHSEPSPAHAPHPSHPPLAAATSSSSGGSGSFERSFSIGGVGSGDNCDPDATPSSPVVMGTKRNRVLTRQPRVKRDSDSISSTNQISPDTAATTLDFDPFNAAGAATSVTARDYSTTGSHHLHQHQPPAHQQQHHHHHLLTVPPRIERHASEPAPSLGSTTPHLLSVPSSTPYLIKQHSDPLLPRQSTLHIAGSSSGITGTNPYAPLHRQYSHPLSGSSASYVPPATLHHPHHISLPESIYASGSPPPAGSSQYLVPTRVVACPAVSSETAATPTNASPGSSSAVAAAVSVVTSPTSGLHNSSSGGSRQSFSPTYAGGSEGGAPERRSPHSPTIARIQIVERNKGEAANGGGGGGGSRLRNSKSASGSMSGSHLHPGQATMSSSFEHLPTLRVKNEELQRSVSSPQTQREIITLENPRSSHCPVIRPGPALGCNFCWNTIDGHGRILRRKTKYHCPECQTNLCIVPCFQEYHARLDNETAAAAASSSGAAGSGENQLLSSSTGSGSASSSSGKASPYVSGSSGTGSARPYTKTESI, from the exons ATGTCGGTGCAGCAGTTCTGCCTGCGCTGGAACAACCACCAGCCGAACTTTATCTCGGTGTGTTCCTCCCTTCTGCACAATGGCACCTTGGTGGACGTCACGCTGGCCGCCGAGGGACGGCAACTGCAGGCGCACAAAATAGTCCTGTCCGCATGCAGTTCGTACTTTCAG GCTTTGTTCACCACAAATCCGTGCCAACATCCCATTGTTATCCTCAAGGACGTGCAGTACGATGACTTGAAAACTATGGTCGATTTTATGTACTATGGCGAGGTCAATGTGTCGCAGGAGCAGCTGCCCCACATCTTGAAGACCGCCGAAATGCTGAAGATTAAGGGTTTGGCGGAGATGCCCACGGATCCGGCCAATCTAACCAAATCTGATAGCAAGTCCTCTAGCGACGGCACGGAGTTGGTGGGTGGTGCCGGCAGTGGCGTGGGTGCAGGAGCCGGGAACTCGGCTGGCAGCTTGGGAGCGGTTAGCGGCAGTAGCAGCGTCGGCGATTCGCTCTGGAGCAGTAGCGAAGCGCAGCagttccagcagcagcaacagcaggcgcagcagcagcatcatcaccaccagcaacaacaacagcagctgcagcagcaagcGCAACAGCAAGCGGCACAGCAGCAAGCGCAGCAGCAAGCGGCACAGCAGCAGGCGGCGCAACAGCAGGCGCAGgcgcagcagcatcatcaccaccaccaccatcagcagcagcagcaacagggaCAGACCCAGACGGGGCAGACGCACCACCATCAAATGCGACGCACTCCGTCACCATTGAGCGCCGGCACATCACCTGCCACAAGGCGCAAGCGGCTGCGTAAATCCTCGAATAACG GCTCTGGCGAACGAAACAATACCGAGGAGCAGCACCACAACAGCTCTCTGGACGCGGGCAGTGGCACCGGCAATGCTGGCCTCAGTCTCGCCCAGATGAGTCAAATGTCCTTCGGCGCTGGCGGTGGCCTTGCCGGACATTCGCTGCACGCGGCCAAGCTGCTAAAGGAATCGGCGAATGCCGACCTGGAGCAGCAGCCTCAGGACTCGGATCTGGACGATGGCCATGGACACATACATATGCAAATT AAACCCGAAGTGGATATTGGCGGCGTGAATCAAACGATGCCTCTGGACATCTCTGGCGCCACCACACCATCGGAGCACGATGCGCCCAACTCTCAATCGTCTCACTCGG AACCGAGTCCAGCACATGCTCCTCATCCGTCACATCCGCCATTGGCGGctgccaccagcagcagcagcggtggcagcggcagctttGAGCGTTCCTTCAGCATCGGTGGCGTTGGCAGCGGCGACAATTGCGATCCGGACGCCACGCCTAGTTCGCCGGTGGTGATGGGCACGAAACGCAACCGGGTGCTCACCCGCCAGCCGAGGGTGAAGCGGGACAGCGACAGCATCTCGTCTACGAACCAAATATCCCCGGACACGGCGGCCACCACCCTGGACTTTGATCCATTTAATGCTGCGGGAGCTGCCACGAGTGTGACGGCCAGGGATTATTCCACCACGGGATCGCACCATCTGCACCAGCACCAGCCGCCGgcacaccagcagcagcaccatcaccatcatctGCTGACGGTGCCGCCGCGGATCGAGCGTCATGCCTCGGAGCCAGCGCCCAGCCTGGGCTCCACCACGCCACACCTGCTCAGCGTGCCGTCCAGCACTCCGTATCTCATCAAGCAGCACTCGGATCCGCTGCTGCCCCGCCAGTCCACCCTGCACATAGCCGGCTCCAGCTCTGGAATCACTGGCACAAATCCGTATGCTCCGCTGCACCGCCAATACTCGCATCCGCTGTCGGGGAGCAGTGCCAGCTATGTACCACCGGCGACACTCCACCATCCGCACCACATTTCGCTGCCCGAGTCCATCTACGCCTCGGGTTCACCGCCACCGGCCGGCTCCTCGCAGTACCTGGTACCCACAAGAGTGGTAGCCTGTCCGGCGGTGTCCAGCGAAACGGCGGCCACACCCACGAATGCCAGTCCTGGCTCCTCGTCGGCGGTGGCAGCTGCCGTGTCCGTGGTTACCTCACCCACTTCTGGACTTCATAATAGCAGCAGTGGCGGCAGTCGGCAGTCCTTTTCCCCTACCTACGCGGGTGGCTCGGAAGGAGGAGCTCCAGAGCGAAGATCCCCACACTCGCCGACCATTGCACGAATACAGATTGTGGAGCGGAATAAGGGAGAGGCCGCCAATGGGGGCGGTGGTGGCGGGGGGTCGAGGCTGCGCAATTCCAAATCCGCCTCGGGCTCCATGAGTGGCAGTCATCTACATCCCGGCCAGGCCACGATGAGCAGTTCATTCGAGCATTTGCCCACGCTGCGCGTCAAGAACGAGGAGCTGCAGCGATCGGTGTCATCTCCGCAG aCCCAACGGGAGATCATTACCCTGGAGAATCCGCGTTCTAGTCATTGTCCTGTCATCCGGCCGGGTCCGGCGCTGGGCTGCAACTTCTGCTGGAATACCATCGATGGGCATGGCCGAATTTTGCGACGCAAAACGAAATACCATTGCCCCGAATGCCAGACGAATTTATGCATTGTGCCGTGCTTCCAGGAGTACCATGCGCGGCTCGACAATGAGACGGCCGCAGCGGCGGCGAGTTCAAGCGGAGCGGCAGGATCCGGGGAGAATCAATTgctcagcagcagcacggGATCGGGTTCGGCCAGCAGTAGCAGTGGCAAGGCATCGCCGTATGTTTCAGGCAGCAGTGGAACGGGCTCGGCTCGGCCTTATACCAAAACGGAATCGATATAA
- the BtbVII gene encoding longitudinals lacking protein, isoforms N/O/W/X/Y isoform X2, with protein sequence MSVQQFCLRWNNHQPNFISVCSSLLHNGTLVDVTLAAEGRQLQAHKIVLSACSSYFQALFTTNPCQHPIVILKDVQYDDLKTMVDFMYYGEVNVSQEQLPHILKTAEMLKIKGLAEMPTDPANLTKSDSKSSSDGTELVGGAGSGVGAGAGNSAGSLGAVSGSSSVGDSLWSSSEAQQFQQQQQQAQQQHHHHQQQQQQLQQQAQQQAAQQQAQQQAAQQQAAQQQAQAQQHHHHHHHQQQQQQGQTQTGQTHHHQMRRTPSPLSAGTSPATRRKRLRKSSNNGSGERNNTEEQHHNSSLDAGSGTGNAGLSLAQMSQMSFGAGGGLAGHSLHAAKLLKESANADLEQQPQDSDLDDGHGHIHMQIKPEVDIGGVNQTMPLDISGATTPSEHDAPNSQSSHSGLQWTVVDSNYPRFSLPACQSANLLGNGGGGGSGGAGSQSSGGANSAGGGANSDQQRQQQHEAQQQQQQVATQQQQHLQQLHYQQQQQEQAAAAAAAAAAAASGQTYSSQIITVNNLVSGYATAAQNLSPTSPNESNMVQSVYSQGPTPTQSPVRCGTGAAGGGGNAGNANAGNGNATGAGANQVVKRKRSVNPQGDENFIRALEAVRTGGIGFCKAARLYGVNNRTLWLEYKKRGYPVSRPSIKARVVKQEPNLSPSPTPSTNPGDDTTETLSMQIPPQAETPTPSSLMCTPHHAGIGGGGSGAGSLPGAGNSHPAIGVMSLFDPRYMDSPGNVHSMSRQRYIDATGGGAGTGAGTGAGTINVNPTTAMNLQSINFNSI encoded by the exons ATGTCGGTGCAGCAGTTCTGCCTGCGCTGGAACAACCACCAGCCGAACTTTATCTCGGTGTGTTCCTCCCTTCTGCACAATGGCACCTTGGTGGACGTCACGCTGGCCGCCGAGGGACGGCAACTGCAGGCGCACAAAATAGTCCTGTCCGCATGCAGTTCGTACTTTCAG GCTTTGTTCACCACAAATCCGTGCCAACATCCCATTGTTATCCTCAAGGACGTGCAGTACGATGACTTGAAAACTATGGTCGATTTTATGTACTATGGCGAGGTCAATGTGTCGCAGGAGCAGCTGCCCCACATCTTGAAGACCGCCGAAATGCTGAAGATTAAGGGTTTGGCGGAGATGCCCACGGATCCGGCCAATCTAACCAAATCTGATAGCAAGTCCTCTAGCGACGGCACGGAGTTGGTGGGTGGTGCCGGCAGTGGCGTGGGTGCAGGAGCCGGGAACTCGGCTGGCAGCTTGGGAGCGGTTAGCGGCAGTAGCAGCGTCGGCGATTCGCTCTGGAGCAGTAGCGAAGCGCAGCagttccagcagcagcaacagcaggcgcagcagcagcatcatcaccaccagcaacaacaacagcagctgcagcagcaagcGCAACAGCAAGCGGCACAGCAGCAAGCGCAGCAGCAAGCGGCACAGCAGCAGGCGGCGCAACAGCAGGCGCAGgcgcagcagcatcatcaccaccaccaccatcagcagcagcagcaacagggaCAGACCCAGACGGGGCAGACGCACCACCATCAAATGCGACGCACTCCGTCACCATTGAGCGCCGGCACATCACCTGCCACAAGGCGCAAGCGGCTGCGTAAATCCTCGAATAACG GCTCTGGCGAACGAAACAATACCGAGGAGCAGCACCACAACAGCTCTCTGGACGCGGGCAGTGGCACCGGCAATGCTGGCCTCAGTCTCGCCCAGATGAGTCAAATGTCCTTCGGCGCTGGCGGTGGCCTTGCCGGACATTCGCTGCACGCGGCCAAGCTGCTAAAGGAATCGGCGAATGCCGACCTGGAGCAGCAGCCTCAGGACTCGGATCTGGACGATGGCCATGGACACATACATATGCAAATT AAACCCGAAGTGGATATTGGCGGCGTGAATCAAACGATGCCTCTGGACATCTCTGGCGCCACCACACCATCGGAGCACGATGCGCCCAACTCTCAATCGTCTCACTCGG GTCTGCAATGGACAGTTGTCGATTCCAATTATCCGCGCTTCTCCCTGCCCGCCTGCCAGTCTGCCAACTTGCTGGGCaacggcggtggcggtggcagcgGCGGTGCCGGCAGCCAGAGCAGCGGCGGTGCCAATAGCGCTGGCGGCGGTGCTAATAGCGACCAGCAGCGCCAGCAACAGCACgaggcccagcagcagcagcagcaggtagccacacagcagcagcagcatctgcagcagctgcactaccagcaacagcagcaggagcaggccgccgcagctgccgccgctgctgctgccgcagcCTCTGGCCAGACCTATTCGTCGCAGATCATCACCGTGAACAACCTAGTCAGTGGCTATGCGACGGCAGCCCAGAACCTATCCCCCACCTCGCCCAACGAATCAAATATGGTGCAATCGGTGTATAGCCAAGGACCGACGCCCACCCAATCGCCGGTACGGTGCGGAACGGGTGcagccggcggcggcggtaaTGCAGGCAATGCCAATGCTGGCAACGGCAACGCCACGGGAGCGGGAGCCAATCAAGTGGTGAAGCGCAAAAGATCTGTGAATCCGCAGGGCGATGAGAATTTTATCCGTGCCCTGGAGGCGGTGCGAACGGGAGGCATTGGTTTCTGCAAGGCTGCCCGGCTGTATGGCGTCAACAATCGGACATTGTGGCTGGAGTACAAGAAGCGTGGCTATCCGGTGTCGCGGCCGAGCATTAAGGCCCGCGTGGTCAAGCAGGAGCCGAATCTGTCGCCTTCGCCCACTCCATCGACGAATCCCGGCGATGATACCACCGAAACGCTTAGCATGCAGATACCACCGCAGGCGGAGACACCGACGCCGTCCTCCCTCATGTGCACACCGCATCACGCGGGCATTGGCGGCGGTGGCAGTGGAGCTGGAAGTCTGCCAGGTGCAGGCAACTCGCATCCGGCTATTGGTGTTATGAGTTTATTCGATCCGCGTTACATGGACTCGCCGGGTAATGTGCACTCGATGTCGAGGCAGCGGTACATCGATGCCACCGGCGGCGGGGCGGGCACTGGTGCGGGAACGGGTGCCGGCACTATCAATGTCAATCCAACCACCGCCATGAATCTACAGAGTATTAACTTTAACTCGATATAG
- the ND-30 gene encoding NADH dehydrogenase [ubiquinone] iron-sulfur protein 3, mitochondrial, giving the protein MAALIRNLGARAAVAALTAKHVVPAAGSAALRMSSTAPVDTKKADKPTVRKPDAAARTSLSDFGRYVAECLPKYVQKVQLTAGDELEVLIAPEGVVPVLQFLKDHHQAQFTNLVDIAGVDVPCRKHRFEVVYNLLSLRYNSRVRVKTYTDELTPLDSACEVHKAANWYEREIWDMYGVFFANHPDLRRILTDYGFEGHPQRRDFPLSGYVELRYDDEKKRVVCEPLELAQEFRKFDLSAPWEQFPNFRNANPPSEVVPQQPAPAKK; this is encoded by the exons ATGGCGGCCTTAATCAGAAATCTGGGTGCCCGGGCCGCTGTTGCCGCTCTGACGGCCAAGCACG TGGTGCCCGCTGCAGGCTCAGCTGCTCTGCGAATGTCCAGCACAGCTCCTGTGGATACCAAGAAGGCGGATAAGC CCACTGTCCGCAAGCCAGATGCCGCCGCCCGCACTAGTCTCTCGGATTTCGGGCGCTATGTGGCCGAGTGCCTGCCCAAGTACGTGCAGAAGGTCCAACTGACCGCCGGCGATGAGCTGGAGGTGCTGATCGCTCCGGAGGGCGTGGTGCCGGTGCTGCAGTTCCTCAAGGACCATCACCAGGCCCAGTTCACCAACTTGGTGGATATTGCCGGCGTGGATGTGCCCTGCCGCAAGCACCGCTTCGAGGTGGTCTACAATCTTCTCTCGCTGCGCTACAACTCGCGCGTCCGCGTCAAGACCTACACCGACGAGCTGACACCACTGGACTCTGCCTGCGAGGTGCACAAGGCAGCCAACTGGTACGAACGCGAGATCTGGGACATGTACGGCGTGTTCTTTGCCAACCATCCCGACTTGCGTCGCATCCTCACCGATTATGGCTTCGAAGGACATCCCCAGCGCCGCGACTTTCCGCTTTCCGGCTATGTGGAGCTGCGCTACGATGACGAGAAGAAGCGCGTCGTCTGTGAGCCGCTCGAGTTGGCCCAGGAGTTCAGGAAGTTTGACTTGTCGGCACCCTGGGAGCAGTTCCCCAACTTCCGCAACGCTAATCCCCCATCCGAGGTGGTGCCTCAACAGCCGGCTCCGGCCAAGAAGTAA
- the LOC108079779 gene encoding protein jim lovell: MNHLKWMGHSTTLMEIQRSLRNDNQTCEVVLASRDGTRVRAHLFVLSTCSDLMRNILVDVPPGQEATIILPDIRGELLESMMSFIYMGETSLSSTSLSEFLEAINLLGIKSAISFECNPTVSPPSADAGNGSLAVETAKSITGLQIAQAELLDEGEEEEGENPMVTVPGTVLAEPSRPLEYLDVYDAPKITYSIEHMDGNTNSSQFILTENTGTFTITQSASSLSKIDTQGNAQENAELGDEDVDEDATDEPEEPDTQIMEEDYTPTDPLIELNAAAEMDDDDNMHEDLVDEEDILDIKPRKLGGGGKSRVRRPHNTRAAKRQLPPKPHRQEQYGSLKREVKDDINDALDLAADAVILEGLSLQKAADRFDISKTVLWRRVRTNPAYMRSNRERPALLEAYERLKNGDSLKNISQDLRIPMSTLHRHKVRLSAQGRLPNFVACRRRDSTPKDELRDKLAKAVHACINEGMSQNHAANLFEIPKSTLWRHLQRRMSNQDRKVKKELHDEYDDVLN; this comes from the exons atg AATCATCTGAAGTGGATGGGCCACTCCACCACGCTCATGGAGATACAGCGTTCGCTGCGCAATGACAATCAGACCTGCGAGGTGGTCCTGGCCTCCAGGGACGGCACCCGGGTACGCGCCCATCTCTTCGTGCTAAGCACCTGCAGCGACCTGATGCGGAACATCCTGGTGGACGTGCCGCCGGGTCAGGAGGCCACCATCATTCTGCCCGACATACGCGGCGAGCTGCTTGAGAGTATGATGTCGTTCATCTACATGGGCGAGACGAGTCTGTCGTCCACCTCCCTGTCCGAGTTCCTCGAGGCCATCAACCTTCTGGGCATTAAGTCTGCCATCAGTTTTGAGTGCAATCCCACCGTGAGTCCGCCCAGTGCTGATGCAGGCAACGGATCGCTGGCCGTGGAGACGGCCAAGTCGATAACTGGCCTGCAGATCGCCCAGGCCGAGCTGCTGGACGAGGGGGAGGAGGAAGAGGGCGAGAACCCGATGGTCACCGTGCCGGGCACAGTTCTGGCCGAGCCCAGTCGCCCGCTGGAGTACCTAGACGTGTATGATGCGCCGAAGATCACTTACTCCATCGAGCACATGGATGGCAACACGAACAGCAGCCAGTTTATACTCACTGAGAACACAGGCACCTTTACCATCACTCAGTCCGCCTCGAGTTTGTCTAAGATAGATACCCAGGGCAATGCGCAGGAGAACGCCGAGCTGGGCGACGAGGATGTGGATGAGGATGCCACCGACGAGCCCGAAGAGCCAGACACACAGATAATGGAGGAGGACTACACTCCAACCGATCCTCTAATTGAGCTAAACGCTGCCGCCGAAATGGACGACGATGACAACATGCACGAGGATTTGGTGGACGAGGAGGACATCCTGGACATTAAGCCACGTAAGCTGGGCGGCGGCGGAAAGTCGCGTGTACGTCGTCCGCACAATACAAGGGCCGCCAAGCGTCAACTGCCCCCTAAGCCCCATCGACAGGAACAGTATGGATCGCTGAAGCGCGAGGTAAAGGATGACATCAACGACGCCTTGGATCTAGCAGCGGATGCTGTTATCCTCGAGGGACTGAGCCTGCAAAAGGCTGCCGACCGCTTTGACATCTCCAAGACGGTCCTGTGGCGTCGCGTGCGCACCAATCCCGCCTATATGCGGAGTAATCGCGAAAGGCCAGCGCTTCTGGAGGCTTACGAGCGTCTGAAGAACGGCGACTCGTTGAAGAACATTAGCCAGGATCTCCGCATACCAATGTCCACTCTGCACCGTCACAAGGTCCGTCTATCGGCCCAGGGCCGCCTGCCAAATTTTGTGGCCTGCCGCCGTCGGGACTCGACACCAAAGGACGAGCTGCGCGACAAGCTAGCCAAGGCGGTCCATGCCTGCATCAACGAGGGCATGTCGCAAAACCACGCAGCCAATTTGTTTGAGATCCCCAAGAGCACGCTCTGGCGACATCTGCAGCGACGGATGTCGAACCAGGATCGGAAGGTGAAGAAGGAACTGCATGACGAGTACGATGACGTGCTAAACTAG
- the rasp gene encoding protein-cysteine N-palmitoyltransferase Rasp gives MSKIKQRSLLSRCEIVVYFGVYIAYIAIGLSKIYGLRDQIAAKAKYQFPKGWSLYPIAERRRDDSNDELENFGDFIAKFWPFYLLHAVVQGVIRWKWPRFQCQGFAVVSALALGFNIDWTSGLVLALLIGSYYLVSLASSKLTVWLLSVGWILCINLMQKNAWWTDRVGYSEYVLVIITMSWSLLRGCSYALTKIAAQKDHQERYSLIQYLGYALYFPCLTYGPIISYQRFSHRQRNDQQDWLGFAGGVLRSAFWWLVMQCALHYFYIHYMSRDVHMVELMDSVFWQHSAGYFMGQFFFLYYVITYGLGIAFARQDGIPAPKRPRCIGRIHFYSDMWKYFDEGLYEFLFQHIYAELCTRRSSPAAKLGATALTFAFVFVWHGCYTYVLIWSILNFLCLAAEKLFKALISMPGYQRWTQRYLGEVGSQRLYALLATQLFIPAAFSNVYFIGGQEIGDFLMRGAYLSGLGNYMALCFCSYCFFQCSELLLAK, from the coding sequence ATGTCCAAAATTAAGCAGCGATCGCTGCTGAGCCGGTGCGAAATAGTGGTCTATTTTGGCGTCTACATTGCCTATATAGCGATTGGCCTAAGCAAGATCTATGGCCTGCGGGATCAGATAGCTGCAAAGGCCAAGTACCAGTTCCCCAAGGGCTGGAGCCTCTATCCCATCGCCGAGCGCCGGCGTGATGACAGCAACGACGAACTAGAGAACTTTGGAGACTTCATAGCCAAATTCTGGCCATTCTACCTACTCCATGCCGTCGTTCAGGGAGTTATACGTTGGAAGTGGCCCCGGTTTCAGTGTCAGGGCTTCGCCGTGGTGTCTGCCTTGGCCCTGGGCTTTAACATCGACTGGACATCGGGTTTGGTTCTAGCTCTGCTGATTGGTAGCTACTACCTGGTGTCCCTGGCCAGCTCCAAGCTCACAGTGTGGCTCTTGTCCGTAGGCTGGATACTGTGCATTAACTTAATGCAGAAGAATGCCTGGTGGACAGATCGTGTGGGCTACTCGGAGTACGTCCTGGTCATAATCACCATGTCGTGGAGCCTGCTGCGAGGCTGCAGCTATGCACTCACCAAGATAGCAGCTCAGAAGGATCACCAGGAGCGCTACAGCCTCATCCAGTACCTGGGCTATGCCTTGTACTTTCCCTGTCTGACCTATGGACCCATTATCAGCTACCAAAGATTCTCCCACAGGCAAAGGAATGACCAGCAGGACTGGCTGGGCTTTGCTGGCGGGGTGCTGCGAAGTGCGTTCTGGTGGCTGGTGATGCAGTGCGCCCTCCACTACTTCTATATACACTACATGTCGCGGGACGTGCACATGGTGGAGCTGATGGACTCGGTGTTCTGGCAACACTCCGCCGGCTACTTCATGGGCCAGTTCTTCTTTCTGTACTATGTGATCACCTACGGCTTGGGGATTGCCTTTGCCCGGCAGGATGGGATTCCGGCTCCGAAGAGACCACGCTGCATAGGCCGCATCCACTTCTACTCGGACATGTGGAAGTACTTCGATGAGGGACTCTACGAATTCCTTTTCCAGCACATCTACGCCGAGCTGTGCACCCGGCGTTCCTCGCCAGCGGCCAAGCTGGGAGCCACCGCCTTGACCTTTGCCTTTGTGTTCGTGTGGCATGGTTGCTACACCTACGTGCTCATCTGGAGTATACTTAACTTCCTCTGCCTGGCTGCGGAGAAGCTCTTTAAGGCGCTGATATCCATGCCGGGGTATCAGCGTTGGACACAGCGGTATCTGGGTGAAGTGGGCTCCCAGAGGCTCTATGCCCTTTTGGCCACCCAACTTTTTATACCCGCCGCCTTCTCCAATGTCTACTTTATTGGCGGACAGGAGATTGGTGACTTTTTGATGCGCGGGGCTTACCTCAGCGGCTTGGGTAATTATATGGCCTTGTGCTTCTGCAGCTACTGTTTTTTCCAATGCTCCGAGCTGCTCCTGGCCAAGTAG
- the Asciz gene encoding uncharacterized protein Asciz: MAISNSNKSKFTPEIRELLPIREHRCERCPNLVFGNQSHYQLHLRQRHKVVIPPEPSGKVTEFHCPVEKCIYHEATKGSRSFSSLRLLRQHYQKSHLDKKYKCEECGEKFLLQRHLEKHQCSEHKCPVCELTYNSKAGLRTHMRRKNHILEEEESEKVAIPSLATWKKLNPQPDMLLVETQIPLATEMSIEPQVEQPEEQILCFLPIVDVEYSNMQLQSQKLDMETQTEEIDDLEEIKNEVLAPLLRDIQTQTPDTRGDIGTMTDDFPDELQPVEEQHHQQQEQPTAVPVESSFEPLFGLQTSAHMYTQTCDELFEELGLSHIQTQTHWPDGLYNTQHTQTCDEMLDELEFLENFQSTYTQTKWLDWQENGEQGS; this comes from the coding sequence ATGGCCATCTCCAATAGcaacaaatcaaaatttacCCCGGAAATTCGGGAATTACTGCCCATCCGAGAGCACAGGTGCGAAAGATGCCCCAATTTGGTGTTCGGCAACCAGAGCCACTACCAGCTGCACCTGCGCCAGCGCCACAAAGTGGTCATACCGCCGGAGCCAAGCGGAAAAGTTACCGAATTCCATTGTCCCGTGGAGAAGTGCATCTATCATGAGGCCACCAAAGGATCACGCAGCTTTAGCAGCCTGCGCCTGCTGCGTCAGCACTACCAGAAGAGCCATCTGGACAAGAAGTACAAATGCGAGGAGTGTGGCGAGAAGTTCCTGCTGCAGCGGCACCTGGAGAAGCACCAATGCTCCGAACACAAGTGTCCCGTCTGCGAGCTGACCTACAACAGCAAGGCGGGTCTGAGAACGCACATGCGACGCAAGAACCATAtcttggaggaggaggaatcGGAGAAGGTAGCCATACCCTCGTTGGCCACATGGAAGAAGCTGAATCCGCAGCCTGATATGCTTCTCGTGGAGACCCAAATCCCACTTGCAACAGAGATGAGTATTGAGCCTCAGGTGGAGCAGCCAGAAGAGCAAATTCTTTGCTTCCTGCCCATCGTGGACGTTGAGTACTCGAATATGCAGCTGCAGTCACAGAAACTGGACATGGAGACGCAAACGGAGGAGATTGATGACCTGGAGGAAATCAAGAACGAGGTACTGGCGCCCTTGCTGCGAGATATCCAAACCCAAACACCCGATACCCGCGGCGATATAGGAACAATGACGGATGACTTTCCTGATGAGCTGCAGCCGGTGGAAGAGCAGCATCATcaacagcaggagcagccaaCCGCAGTCCCAGTTGAGAGTAGTTTTGAGCCTCTTTTTGGCTTGCAAACATCTGCCCACATGTACACCCAGACCTGTGACGAGCTCTTCGAGGAGCTGGGGCTGTCGCACATTCAAACCCAAACCCACTGGCCGGATGGCCTTTACAATACGCAGCACACGCAGACCTGTGACGAGATGCTGGATGAACTAGAGTTCCTGGAGAACTTTCAGTCGACGTACACGCAAACCAAGTGGCTGGACTGGCAAGAGAATGGAGAGCAAGGCAGTTAG
- the LOC108079836 gene encoding LITAF domain-containing protein, protein MSKPGSAPPQFTYVPPPSAPPSYQEAVGGVKPVGPYTPVVAPATTNTTIVTTLVPISRSSTHMICPSCHAEIETTTRTEPGMIAYLSGFLIALFGCWLGCCLIPCCIDDCMDVHHSCPNCRAYLGRYRR, encoded by the exons ATGAGTAAACCGGGCAGTGCTCCGCCGCAGTTCACCTATGTGCCGCCACCTTCGGCGCCGCCATCATACCAGGAGGCGGTGGGCGGCGTCAAGCCCGTGGGCCCATACACGCCCGTAGTAGCGCCCGCCACTACCAACACCACCATAGTGACTACTTTAGTGCCTATTAGCCGCTCCTCGACACACATGATCTGTCCGTCGTGTCATGCCGAGATTGAGACGACCACGCGCACCGAGCCCGGAATGATTGCCTATTTGTCTGGATTTTTGATTGCTCTGTTTGG CTGCTGGCTGGGATGCTGCCTGATACCTTGCTGCATTGATGACTGCATGGATGTGCATCACTCGTGCCCCAACTGCAGGGCATACTTGGGGCGCTACCGGCGATAA